ACGATGTCGCTCCCGCCAAACTGCACCGGATCGTCCCCCGCTTGGAGCACGCCGTGGCTCGGCGGCACCTTCGGGATCGCTCCCGGGCCCGGGATCGCGAGCCTCACGTCGTCGTTGCCGGCGCGCAGATCGATCGGGCCACGAAGGAGCGCGTCGACTCCCGACGCGATCTCCGCCGACCTGATCCCCGTCTGGCCGCCGTCGAGGTACACCGCGAAGCGATCGCCCGCCGGCGCGGTCTCGAAGGCGACGCCGACGTACCGATGCCGCGCGATCGCCTCCTGGCGCGCCCGCGCCAGCTCGCCCGAGATCGTCGCGGCGGCCGCGTCGACCGACCTCTTGCCGACGAACCCCGAGAGCGAAGGGATCGCGATCGCGACGAGAAGGGCCGCGATGGCGAGAGCCACGATCGTCTCGACGAGCGTGGCTCCCGCGCCCCGGCGGCTACTTCTTCTGCGGCTTCGCGGCCGTGAGATATTCGCGAAGGTGCGAGAGTGACTTCTCACCGATCCCCTGCACTTTGAGCAGATCGTCCACGGTC
This region of Acidobacteriota bacterium genomic DNA includes:
- a CDS encoding GspH/FimT family pseudopilin, which translates into the protein MALAIAALLVAIAIPSLSGFVGKRSVDAAAATISGELARARQEAIARHRYVGVAFETAPAGDRFAVYLDGGQTGIRSAEIASGVDALLRGPIDLRAGNDDVRLAIPGPGAIPKVPPSHGVLQAGDDPVQFGGSDIVSFSPTGESSSGAIYLTGRASELRAVVVFGRSGRLRVWSFDRIQHLWRQ